A region of the Stieleria neptunia genome:
TCTATGGTGAATCGAATCGGATCTCCAACAATCGCATCAAGAGCATTTTGCCGTTGTCTGACTCGAGCGTCTTGGTCGGCACACCAGCGGGTTTTGATCGATTTGACGGCAAGACCTGGGCGACGGCGGCGCTGCCGTCTGCGTTGGCCTATCGCACGGACTACGGAGCGCTCTACCAGGGTCACTCCGGAGAGTTGTGGTTCAATGAGTCGGGGTTGGCGTACATGGCCCGTGATCTATCCAAGGGGATTCCCCTGAACGAATTGGGTTCGCTGGGAGACAAGTTCAAGACCTATCGCTATCGCCCGGACCGTCAACCGCCGGACACCGTCATCCAGCGTTCGGCATCCCAGGCCACGTTTGGCGAAGTTGTTTCGCTGGCTTGGGGCGGGATGGATCACATGGAAGCAACGCCGCGCGACCAGTTGACGTTCTCGTGGAGTGTTGACGATCAGCCGTGGAGCGAGTTTTTGCCGGCGGTCCAAGTCGATCTGCCGGGGCTGGACGACGGGCTCCATCGTTTCCGGGTCCGCGCCCGTGACGCCGATTTCAACATCGACACGACGCCCGCGGAGATCACGTTTCGAATTTTTCCGGCGCTTTGGCAACGCAGCTGGTTCCAGGGCTTGATGCTGCTGATGATGGTCTTGCTTGGTTTGGCCCTGATTCAAACCGGTCGCGTTTTTCGCCGGGAAGCGTCGCTGCGGACGAGCAATGAGCGGTTGTTGTCGGCCGAGCAGGATCTGCAGCGAGCCAATCAACACTTGGAAAGCCGCGTCGCCCGTCGAACGCGTGAGCTGCGCGAAGCCAATCAGCGGTTGCACGCCAGCGAGGTGCAATACCGATCGATCGTGGAAGACCAAACCGAATACATCGTCCGTTTTGATGTCGATCAGAACGTGACGTTTGTGAACACCGCGTTCTTGCGTGCCAATCGCATCTCTGGCCAGACAGTCAGCGCCCTGTTGCCGGCGGATGTCGTCAGTCGATTGCGGCAACTGGTTGCGAACGTGGAAACCGATGGGCATGCGGGAAGGTCGATCACGTCGTTCCAAGACGCGGACGGTCAGCTGCGATGGGAGCAATGGCATTGTCGCGTTTTGACCGACCAGCTAGGAAATCCGCTGGGCTATCAGGTGGTCGGAAACGACATCACCGATCTGCGAAATGCCCAGAATCGGTTGAGCGAAAAGGAGTTAGAGCTCGCGCACTTGGCCCGCGTTTCGGCGCTCGGCGAAATGGTTGCCGGGATTTCGCACGAGATCAATCAGCCGCTGGCGACGATCGCCAACTTCTCTTCGGCGTCGTTGTTGGTGTTGGACCGTGAGCTGGGTGCCACTGAAAACGTGGAACGCAAAGAGGACGTCCGCCAGTGGATCGAACGCATCAAAGAGCAGACGGAGCGGATCAACAGGATTGTCAACAGTTTGCGGCGATTCGGTCGTCCCGGTAGCAATCTCACCGCATTTGAAATCGAGTCTGCGGTCAATGAGTCGTTGGACCTGTGCGAGTACAGAACGCAAACGGTCGTCGATGAAATCCTCATCGACATCCCCGAAGATCTGCCCAGGGCGTACGCCGATCGGGTTCAAATCGAGCAGGTCTTGGTGAACTTGATTCGCAATGCCGTTGATGCGATGGATGACCCTGCGATCGTCAAGCGGACGTTGAAGATTGTGGCGGTTGCCGAGGAGGGGGTGTTGAAGGTGTCGGTGATCGATTCAGGGCCCGGCATCAAGAAGGATCAAGTCGAGGAGATTTTCCAGACCTTTGTGACCACCAAATCGCAGGGCATGGGGATGGGGCTGGCGATCAGTCGATCGATCATCGAGTCGCATCAGGGCAAACTGTATACAGTCGATGGTGCTGACGGCGCGTGGTTTGAATTCACGATCCCCATCGCGACCGATGGCCAAGGGCGGCCGGTCCAGCTGGGAAGTGCCGATCACGCGCAGCGGTCGCAATCGTTCAGTGCTTAAAGGCCCGGCGGAGCAACCGTCTTGTCGCTTCCGCCGCGACCGGGATCATGCCTGGAACACCGGTGGGCTCCAATCCCCGACATCCAAGCCGCTATCGGCGACAAACAGCCTGCCCGCGTTGGAACACACCGCTTGGTCCTCGGCAGACATGTTTTCGACGGCCGTCGTGATCACCAGTTTGAGTGTTCCGGCGTGTTCGACGAGGGCCGGGCAAGTGTTCTGGGGTGAAAGCGGGGTCCGCCAGACCTTGCGGCACTGCCCACTGGCCAAATCGTAGAGCCTGGTTTCTCCGAAGGCGGCCGATTGGGGCAAGAACATCGCGATGATCAGCCCGGTGCCGTCGGGCGTCAGGATCGCCCCATCGGGAACCGCCGGGTCGGAAGTCAAATCGAGCACGACGTCCGGTTCGGTCAAGGTTCCGTTATCGAGGTCCACGCCGTAGCGAACGACTTGTCGAGTCGGCGAATCGATGTCGATCAGCGAAAGTTGCCCCCCGTCGAGCAGGATTGCCTTGCCATTGCTGCAGATCTGGTCGTCACGCAGCTGAATCAATTGGCGGTCGCGTCCGCGGTACAGGTAAAGCCCCGCTTTCTTGGTCGCAAACTCCAGGTCTTTGGTTCCGAAGATCAGGTTGTCTTCGTAGGCCAGTCCATCATTGATGATCGTGTTGGTCACGTCCTGATCGACGGCTTCGCAGAACGGTTCCCACTGGCCGCTCGCGACGTCAAAGAATCCCAGGGAGCGTTCGCAGCCGACGACAAAGCGATTTGCGGTCTGGCAGGGGAAGGCAAAACCCGGCCTGCCCGGAAGATCTTGTGAAACGTTTTTTCCGCTTTCAAAGTCGTAGCGATTCAGGCTTCCGTGGGGGGCTTCGGCCCCATGTTGAATCCCCACCCAGGAGAATGCCCCCGGCGCGATCTGATACGGGCCTTCGGGGAGAAAACGCAGCGCGTCCGAATCGGGGGTGTCCAACGGCGTTGCTTCGATGACTTCGGCCACAATAAAACCTCGGCGAATCTGAAAGGGTGGGAGAGTGATGATCGCAAGCTGGAAGCTTACGCCACTGCGAAGTCGTTGAGCAAGGCTTGGGGGACTCCGATGCCGACGACTCGCACGGTTCCCAGCCAGGGTTTGGCGTCGGCCTTTGTAAAGCCTTCTTTTTCGGCGACAAAGGTCACGGTCAAGTCGGCACGGAACGTGGGCTGGGAAGGGATTCCGGTGTCGCAGTCCAGTCCGGTGGGCAGGTCGATGGCGACTCTCAGTCCACGCCGCTTGTTTGCCAGTTTCACCGCATCGCCATAAAGGCCTCTCGGGGCGCCCGTCGCCCCCGTGCCGAGCAGACAGTCCACGACGGTTTCGTCGTCTGTGATCCACCGGTCCAGGTCCTCCGCGGACGTGGCGACCTGAAGGGGCAAACCTGCTTTCGCTGCGATCGACGCGTTGACGCTCGCGTCGCCGGTCAATCGTTCGAGGGGGACCAGCGATAGGATGTGGACGGAGAACCCGAGCAATTCCAGGTGGCGGGCAATCACATACCCGTCGCCCCCGTTGTTGCCCGGGCCGCAAAGGATGCAAACCGGGTGGGCGGCACCTCCGGGAGATTCCTGGCACAACGCGGCGATTCGCTCGGCCGCGCCACGCCCGGCATTTTCCATCAGCACCAGGCCCAACATTCCGTAGTCTTCGATCGCGATCTGATCGACGCGTCGGACGTCATCACGTTTCACTTTTCCCCTCGCTTCAATTCCAGTTGCCAAACAGCTGTTGTCGATCCACAATAGAGCCGCGTTTGGCGAATCATATCGGATCAGTGATCCCAGCGGGAAGCGTGAGCGGGTGGCGCGTCAGCGAGACAATCACGCGCCGCTGGCTGAAGCACTGGCTGAAGCACCGGCTGACGCCATGTCGTGAGATGAAATTCAAGGGTGAATCGAGGCTGCATCATGCCATTGTACGAATACGAATGTTCCCAATGCGACAAGTCAATCGAGCTGCTCGTCCGGTCGGCCGAGGAGCAGGTTTCGTGCCCGGAGTGCGGCAGTGACCAGCTGACGCGGTTGATGAGCGCCCCGGCGGCTCCGAACATGAAGGGTGCGAATGGTTCCTTGCCGATGGCTTCCGAAGGCCAGTCGTGCGGGGCGCCGCGATGCTGTGGCGGGATTTGCCAGTAGCGTTTGCCCGCTTCTGTTCGCAGGCAATGAAACCGGGGCAACGGGAACGGTCAAGCGTCACGCTATGTCGCAGTGATTTCCTGCGTTTGACGCCAAGGTGGGGTGTTTGTTGTTAGCGGCAGGGCGCGA
Encoded here:
- a CDS encoding FmdB family zinc ribbon protein; protein product: MPLYEYECSQCDKSIELLVRSAEEQVSCPECGSDQLTRLMSAPAAPNMKGANGSLPMASEGQSCGAPRCCGGICQ
- a CDS encoding NAD(P)H-hydrate epimerase, which gives rise to MKRDDVRRVDQIAIEDYGMLGLVLMENAGRGAAERIAALCQESPGGAAHPVCILCGPGNNGGDGYVIARHLELLGFSVHILSLVPLERLTGDASVNASIAAKAGLPLQVATSAEDLDRWITDDETVVDCLLGTGATGAPRGLYGDAVKLANKRRGLRVAIDLPTGLDCDTGIPSQPTFRADLTVTFVAEKEGFTKADAKPWLGTVRVVGIGVPQALLNDFAVA
- a CDS encoding SMP-30/gluconolactonase/LRE family protein, which gives rise to MAEVIEATPLDTPDSDALRFLPEGPYQIAPGAFSWVGIQHGAEAPHGSLNRYDFESGKNVSQDLPGRPGFAFPCQTANRFVVGCERSLGFFDVASGQWEPFCEAVDQDVTNTIINDGLAYEDNLIFGTKDLEFATKKAGLYLYRGRDRQLIQLRDDQICSNGKAILLDGGQLSLIDIDSPTRQVVRYGVDLDNGTLTEPDVVLDLTSDPAVPDGAILTPDGTGLIIAMFLPQSAAFGETRLYDLASGQCRKVWRTPLSPQNTCPALVEHAGTLKLVITTAVENMSAEDQAVCSNAGRLFVADSGLDVGDWSPPVFQA